Proteins found in one Chloroflexota bacterium genomic segment:
- a CDS encoding sugar phosphate isomerase/epimerase, with translation MRLGLLVRLFTASHGRIDVEASAAAAKPRWERSTVTQAEFEASLDLAAEIGAEVVEITQAGQPAAAELLVANAQLRREFGAMVADRGLAIAALNAAGMPLHPRIGGRARRLIRRTIELASLLDVRTVVSMSGTGGDGPAASTVNWVSFPWPEESVALRERHWQAAVGLWRDLAGYATSRGIEHVALELHPMHLVYNVPTFKRLHEAVGPVISANVDPSHLFWQGMDPVAVVRALGKSVAHVHVKDTELIVDELATAGVLDGRPFGAPEPRAWMHRTVGRGHGDDVWTAFFQALRYAGYSGALSLENEDPYQSYADGVREAAAYVRPLLANL, from the coding sequence ATGCGGCTGGGCCTGTTGGTTCGCCTGTTTACGGCGTCGCATGGCCGGATCGACGTGGAGGCGAGCGCCGCGGCAGCCAAGCCTCGCTGGGAACGCTCCACGGTCACCCAGGCCGAGTTCGAGGCGTCTCTGGACCTGGCGGCCGAAATCGGCGCCGAAGTCGTCGAGATCACGCAGGCCGGGCAGCCGGCGGCGGCCGAGCTTCTCGTGGCAAACGCGCAGCTGCGACGGGAGTTCGGCGCAATGGTCGCGGATCGCGGTCTCGCGATTGCGGCGCTCAACGCCGCGGGAATGCCGCTGCACCCACGAATCGGCGGGCGCGCCCGGCGGCTTATCCGGCGCACTATCGAGCTGGCCAGCCTGCTCGACGTCCGCACCGTCGTCAGCATGTCTGGCACGGGTGGCGACGGGCCGGCGGCCAGCACGGTCAACTGGGTCAGCTTTCCCTGGCCCGAGGAGTCGGTCGCGCTGCGCGAGCGCCACTGGCAGGCCGCCGTGGGCCTCTGGCGCGACCTGGCGGGCTACGCGACCAGCCGTGGGATCGAGCATGTGGCGCTGGAGCTGCACCCCATGCACCTGGTGTACAACGTGCCGACGTTCAAGCGTCTGCACGAGGCGGTGGGACCCGTCATCTCGGCCAACGTCGACCCCAGCCACCTGTTTTGGCAAGGCATGGACCCGGTCGCGGTGGTGCGCGCCCTGGGCAAATCGGTGGCACACGTGCACGTCAAGGACACGGAGCTGATCGTCGACGAACTCGCCACGGCGGGCGTGCTGGACGGACGGCCATTCGGGGCGCCTGAGCCGCGCGCCTGGATGCACCGCACCGTCGGCCGCGGGCACGGTGACGACGTGTGGACCGCGTTCTTCCAGGCGCTGCGGTACGCCGGCTACAGCGGCGCGCTGAGCCTCGAGAACGAGGATCCCTATCAGAGCTACGCCGACGGCGTGCGGGAAGCCGCCGCCTACGTGCGACCACTGTTGGCAAACCTCTGA
- a CDS encoding sialidase family protein, translating into MIESATYTDSQRTATLSVERIDTWQEDTEVILNFPHVIELADDCLFMRFSRSQHAIADEEPHRDAFSTDDGESWGDSPLGMEFGGGSLGYLRDGTIMRLEHNTVEANRRTWDKHVGPFHLVMQEDDPTFRLRTWRSNGDPIDSLEFKIAGLPWETASYQTYAKILDLDDGSLLAAMEAQVGPPRKTDQIRDDGRHRWEITMTTFIVRSRDRGRTWDFVTAFRPEELNLVYGGGDRPVDEGLTEADLVVAANGDILCVNRTGSYSPMWQTRSTDGGHTWVTPHPVGWQGVKPRLNLLPNGVLTCAAGRGGYGHPQVTHVMISLDGTGNHWEAPFCFHTGPGCSYTSTLVRDGKLHVVFSDSDFTRPFGTHNLPSQRIRRAVIDVRVHDS; encoded by the coding sequence ATGATCGAGTCCGCCACTTACACCGACAGCCAGCGCACCGCAACGCTGAGCGTCGAGCGCATCGACACCTGGCAGGAAGACACCGAGGTCATCCTCAACTTTCCCCATGTCATCGAGCTTGCCGACGACTGCCTGTTCATGCGGTTCAGCCGCTCGCAGCACGCCATCGCCGACGAGGAGCCCCATCGCGACGCCTTTTCGACCGACGACGGCGAATCGTGGGGCGATTCGCCGCTGGGCATGGAGTTCGGCGGCGGCAGCCTGGGCTATCTCCGCGACGGCACGATCATGCGGTTGGAGCACAACACGGTCGAGGCCAATCGGCGCACATGGGACAAGCACGTCGGCCCGTTCCACCTCGTCATGCAAGAGGACGACCCGACCTTTCGCCTGCGCACCTGGCGCTCCAACGGCGACCCCATCGACAGCCTCGAGTTCAAGATCGCCGGGCTGCCGTGGGAGACCGCCTCCTACCAGACCTACGCCAAGATTCTGGACCTCGACGACGGCAGCCTGCTCGCCGCCATGGAGGCCCAGGTTGGCCCTCCGAGAAAGACCGACCAGATCCGCGACGACGGCCGGCACCGCTGGGAAATCACCATGACGACCTTCATCGTCCGGTCGCGCGACCGCGGCCGGACGTGGGATTTCGTCACCGCCTTTCGACCCGAAGAGCTGAACCTGGTCTACGGCGGGGGCGACCGTCCCGTCGACGAGGGGCTCACCGAGGCCGACCTGGTCGTCGCTGCCAACGGCGACATCCTCTGCGTCAACCGCACCGGCTCGTACTCCCCCATGTGGCAGACGCGCTCGACCGACGGCGGGCACACCTGGGTAACGCCGCATCCGGTCGGCTGGCAGGGCGTCAAGCCGCGGCTCAATCTATTGCCCAACGGCGTGCTCACCTGCGCCGCCGGCCGCGGCGGCTACGGCCACCCGCAGGTCACCCACGTGATGATCAGCCTCGACGGAACCGGCAACCATTGGGAAGCGCCGTTCTGCTTCCACACCGGTCCGGGTTGCTCCTACACCTCCACGCTAGTCCGGGACGGGAAGCTGCACGTCGTCTTCTCCGACTCCGATTTCACGCGGCCCTTCGGCACGCACAACCTGCCCTCGCAGCGCATCCGACGCGCCGTCATCGACGTGCGCGTCCACGACAGCTGA
- a CDS encoding family 10 glycosylhydrolase — protein sequence MSDAITDRGFRAAPRYVADFDRCTPASALATEATRGHWQTLPFEAEGVSGTMLFAGPETLAPDVTYPLRVDGWHAISVGVHPTAGGESDFALVQAMLSGDSAYSTLTWSTEGHHLRRKELQEIFWKVANLTGQEVVFSQLHRHIDSGDGLASVQSGSARIAYLKLVSLADDEVQELVGERTSGRDRRLWAHNDAHGPHYTYRMTTADEVRREIEPYRDTDFSRMYWESGAGDLMRYFTKIGRTATAHGVEMFPRVGDRLLAESWRSFHEQGIDPFQVALEHTHELGMEFHAAYRLAAWTYPPPMNQEYLDGYFQDHPQWRCLDRDGRELPRMSYAFPEVQDYCLAALREMAEFDLDGICLLFNRRPPYLMYEEPLIEGFAASHGADPRELPEDDPEWLAYRAGVLTGFMRRVRQEMDAVAREQGRRRIEVSACVQGLMAENVLFGCDIATWAREGLIDALIPYSAAPLAMPTDEDTWSAPEQLTPFVEATRGTDCTLAPNVMPRHMSAEDFRRKAHLIYGTGAEHLFFWDCAGPGGRANSQPMWNALRRLGHRGEIAEWVAAGEPALGDWTVPLHDLDGWDMTVIAPG from the coding sequence ATGTCCGATGCCATAACCGACCGTGGATTCCGCGCCGCACCGCGCTACGTCGCCGACTTCGACCGCTGCACGCCCGCCAGCGCGCTGGCAACGGAGGCCACCCGGGGCCACTGGCAGACGCTGCCGTTCGAGGCCGAGGGAGTTTCCGGGACCATGCTCTTCGCCGGTCCGGAAACACTGGCCCCGGACGTGACCTATCCCCTGCGGGTCGACGGCTGGCACGCGATCTCGGTGGGCGTCCATCCGACCGCGGGAGGCGAGAGCGACTTCGCGCTGGTCCAGGCGATGCTCAGCGGCGACTCCGCCTACTCGACGCTGACCTGGAGCACGGAGGGCCACCACCTGCGCCGCAAGGAGCTGCAAGAGATCTTTTGGAAGGTCGCCAATCTCACGGGCCAAGAAGTGGTGTTCTCGCAGCTGCACCGGCACATCGATTCGGGCGATGGGCTCGCGTCGGTGCAGTCCGGCTCGGCGCGCATCGCCTACCTGAAGCTGGTGTCGCTGGCTGACGATGAGGTGCAGGAACTGGTCGGTGAGCGCACCTCGGGCCGGGACCGCCGCCTCTGGGCGCATAACGACGCGCACGGTCCGCACTACACCTACCGCATGACGACCGCCGACGAGGTCAGGCGCGAGATCGAGCCGTATCGCGACACCGATTTCAGCCGCATGTATTGGGAGTCGGGCGCGGGTGACCTGATGCGCTACTTCACCAAGATCGGTCGCACGGCCACGGCGCATGGGGTTGAGATGTTTCCGCGCGTGGGCGACCGACTGCTGGCCGAGAGCTGGCGGAGCTTTCACGAGCAGGGCATCGACCCGTTTCAGGTGGCGCTGGAGCACACCCACGAGCTGGGGATGGAGTTCCACGCCGCCTACCGGCTCGCCGCCTGGACCTACCCGCCGCCGATGAACCAGGAGTATCTGGACGGGTATTTCCAGGACCATCCGCAGTGGCGCTGCCTCGACCGCGACGGTCGCGAGCTGCCGCGCATGTCCTATGCCTTTCCCGAGGTGCAGGACTACTGTCTGGCCGCACTGCGCGAGATGGCCGAGTTCGACCTCGACGGCATCTGCCTGCTGTTCAACCGCCGTCCGCCGTATTTGATGTACGAGGAGCCGCTGATCGAGGGATTCGCCGCGAGCCACGGCGCCGACCCGCGGGAACTGCCCGAGGACGATCCCGAGTGGTTGGCCTATCGTGCCGGCGTGCTCACGGGATTCATGCGCCGGGTGCGGCAGGAGATGGACGCCGTCGCACGCGAACAGGGACGGCGCCGCATCGAGGTCTCGGCCTGCGTACAGGGCCTGATGGCGGAAAACGTGCTCTTTGGTTGCGATATCGCCACCTGGGCGCGGGAGGGGCTGATCGACGCGCTGATTCCCTACAGCGCCGCGCCGCTGGCGATGCCCACCGACGAAGACACGTGGTCAGCGCCGGAGCAGCTGACGCCCTTCGTCGAGGCCACCCGGGGCACCGACTGCACCCTGGCGCCGAACGTGATGCCGCGTCACATGAGCGCGGAGGACTTCCGGCGCAAGGCGCACCTGATCTACGGCACCGGGGCCGAGCATCTGTTCTTCTGGGACTGCGCGGGTCCCGGCGGGCGCGCCAATTCGCAGCCGATGTGGAATGCGTTGCGACGGCTGGGTCACCGCGGGGAGATTGCCGAGTGGGTGGCGGCCGGAGAGCCGGCGCTGGGCGATTGGACGGTGCCATTGCACGACCTCGACGGCTGGGACATGACGGTCATCGCGCCGGGATAG
- a CDS encoding ureidoglycolate lyase, which yields MSDVDVRPLSVRPLEATAFRPFGAVIAPETADAPSLNRSPGNLGFLWVHKQLEFPKAAHMCSLRYYYRGNRCEFLQKHPQSTVTLIPVAGISAIVVAPNNAAGGPDVDAAQAFLLEPGRGAVLHRGVWLRYAYPLTQFADFAYVTQRVDPATANVSDDTVRVNLDTDLGFVFDLAFDVPSGEGHKHTPSGALAAGPERHPPHA from the coding sequence ATGTCCGACGTCGACGTGCGCCCGCTCTCCGTCCGTCCGCTGGAAGCAACGGCATTCCGCCCGTTCGGCGCCGTCATCGCGCCCGAAACCGCGGACGCCCCGAGCTTGAACCGCTCGCCGGGCAATCTGGGCTTTCTCTGGGTGCACAAGCAGCTGGAGTTTCCCAAGGCCGCCCACATGTGCAGCCTGCGCTACTACTACCGGGGCAACCGATGCGAGTTCCTCCAGAAGCACCCGCAAAGCACGGTTACGCTCATCCCCGTTGCCGGCATCAGCGCGATCGTGGTGGCTCCCAATAACGCTGCGGGCGGCCCGGACGTCGATGCCGCCCAGGCCTTCCTGCTGGAACCGGGACGGGGCGCGGTGCTCCACCGCGGCGTGTGGCTGCGCTATGCCTATCCCCTCACGCAGTTCGCCGACTTCGCCTACGTGACCCAGCGCGTCGACCCCGCCACGGCTAACGTTAGCGACGACACGGTGCGGGTGAACCTGGACACTGACCTTGGCTTTGTGTTCGACCTCGCGTTCGACGTGCCGTCTGGCGAGGGCCACAAGCACACGCCCAGCGGCGCGCTCGCGGCAGGCCCCGAACGACACCCCCCACACGCGTAG
- a CDS encoding sialidase family protein yields the protein MLRQATYERNGRSASISVERIDTWFETTDSVINFPGLVELEGGHMFLSYHHGRHGGHEPLELAVSDDAGATWHEAPDDHPMVYIHPETGRKGIEFASGVLGYPRDDTIVYIDHDTVELAERWKDRTSGSYHEVGQVESPTFLWRRWSKASEPLEKHTFKVRDLPFARASYQSYSSLIELDNGDYLTALEWVDLLPADEWSTDTRGRIRKTRIGVFIVRSSDQGYTWDFVHKFDAGEVNPVYGHADRAVDEGFDEADLSVTANGDILCVMRTGSYSPMFQSRSTDGGRTWSEPTNTGWQAVKPRLTLLPNGILACASGRGAYGHPQVTHVMLSLDGNGEHWETPFAFHTRGGCSYTSKMYRDDRLHVIYSDSDFTRELGTIGLPSQRICRAVIDVQSPAS from the coding sequence ATGCTGCGGCAAGCCACCTACGAACGAAACGGCCGCTCCGCATCGATCAGCGTCGAGCGCATCGACACCTGGTTCGAGACCACCGACTCGGTCATCAATTTCCCGGGCCTGGTGGAGCTCGAAGGCGGCCACATGTTTTTGAGCTATCACCACGGGCGCCACGGCGGCCACGAGCCGCTGGAGCTCGCCGTCTCTGACGACGCCGGCGCCACCTGGCATGAAGCGCCCGACGATCACCCGATGGTCTACATCCACCCGGAAACTGGCCGCAAGGGCATCGAGTTCGCGTCCGGCGTCTTGGGATACCCGCGCGACGACACCATCGTGTATATCGACCACGACACGGTGGAGCTGGCCGAGCGCTGGAAGGACCGCACATCGGGTTCCTATCACGAGGTGGGGCAAGTCGAGAGCCCGACATTCCTCTGGCGGCGCTGGTCCAAGGCCAGCGAGCCGCTGGAAAAGCACACCTTCAAGGTGCGCGATCTGCCGTTCGCGCGCGCCTCGTATCAGTCCTACAGCTCGCTCATCGAGCTGGACAACGGCGACTACCTGACGGCCCTCGAGTGGGTGGACCTGCTGCCGGCCGACGAGTGGTCCACCGACACCCGGGGGCGCATCCGTAAGACGCGCATTGGCGTCTTCATCGTTCGTTCGAGCGACCAGGGCTACACCTGGGACTTCGTGCACAAGTTCGACGCCGGCGAGGTCAATCCGGTCTACGGCCACGCCGATCGCGCCGTGGACGAGGGCTTCGACGAGGCCGATCTCTCCGTCACGGCCAACGGCGACATTCTCTGCGTGATGCGGACCGGCAGCTACTCGCCGATGTTCCAGTCGCGCTCCACCGACGGCGGCCGCACCTGGTCCGAGCCCACCAACACCGGCTGGCAGGCCGTCAAGCCGCGGCTCACGCTGCTCCCCAACGGCATACTCGCCTGCGCCTCCGGCCGCGGCGCCTACGGTCACCCGCAGGTCACGCACGTGATGCTGAGCCTGGACGGCAACGGCGAGCACTGGGAGACGCCCTTCGCCTTCCACACGCGCGGCGGCTGCTCCTACACATCCAAGATGTACCGGGACGACCGGTTGCACGTGATCTACTCGGACTCGGACTTCACCCGCGAGCTGGGAACCATTGGCCTGCCGTCGCAGCGAATCTGCCGCGCCGTGATCGACGTGCAGAGCCCGGCGTCCTAG
- a CDS encoding sialidase family protein, which translates to MIRSAIYTDGTRSVRIGVERIDTWLEDHESIINFPGVVELDGDRLFITIHHGRHGGEEPTWAFLSDDAGETWRRLPNDFPLLSRDARTGLINETHDSGVTGHLRDGSFVRINHSTEHALSVGYDRAHGTYHEQFQEEDPTFRFHRWTADGTPIESFPFKVRGIPWDRASYQCYSRLLELDDGDFLTALEWVRIVPEAEWQTLPNRVRKTITSVFIVRSSDRGRSWDFVHAFDAYALKPTYGPADRRLDEGFNEADLVRLANDDLLCMFRTGSYSPMHMSRSEDGGRTWSTPVNAGWQGVKPRLELLPNGVLACAAGRGAYGHPQVTHVTLSLDGTGRHWEAPFAFHTGPGCSYTSTMQRDDRLHVVYSHSDFTRDMGTNQLPSQTIRRVVLDVSVLDD; encoded by the coding sequence ATGATCCGCAGCGCGATTTACACCGACGGCACGCGCTCGGTGCGCATCGGCGTCGAGCGCATCGACACCTGGCTGGAAGACCACGAGTCGATCATCAACTTCCCCGGCGTCGTCGAGCTCGACGGCGACCGGCTCTTCATTACCATCCACCACGGCCGCCACGGCGGCGAGGAACCAACGTGGGCCTTTCTTTCCGATGACGCCGGCGAAACCTGGCGCCGCTTGCCCAACGACTTTCCCCTGCTCTCCCGCGATGCGCGCACCGGCCTCATCAACGAGACCCATGACTCGGGGGTAACCGGCCACCTGCGCGACGGCTCGTTCGTGCGCATCAACCACAGCACCGAGCACGCGCTGAGCGTGGGCTACGACCGCGCCCACGGGACCTATCACGAGCAGTTTCAGGAGGAAGACCCCACGTTTCGCTTCCATCGCTGGACCGCCGACGGCACGCCAATCGAGAGCTTCCCCTTCAAGGTGCGCGGCATCCCCTGGGATCGAGCGTCCTACCAGTGCTATTCGCGCCTGCTCGAGCTCGACGACGGCGACTTCCTCACGGCATTGGAGTGGGTCAGGATCGTGCCGGAAGCCGAATGGCAGACCCTGCCCAACCGCGTGCGCAAGACGATCACCAGCGTCTTCATCGTGCGCTCCAGCGACCGCGGCCGGAGCTGGGACTTCGTCCACGCGTTCGACGCCTACGCGCTCAAGCCGACCTACGGCCCCGCCGACCGCCGGTTGGACGAAGGCTTCAACGAGGCCGACCTGGTCAGGCTCGCGAACGACGATCTCCTGTGCATGTTCCGCACCGGGTCGTACTCCCCCATGCACATGTCGCGCTCCGAAGACGGCGGGCGTACCTGGTCGACGCCCGTCAATGCCGGGTGGCAAGGCGTCAAGCCGCGCTTGGAGCTGCTACCCAACGGCGTGCTGGCCTGCGCCGCCGGACGCGGGGCCTACGGCCACCCGCAGGTGACCCACGTGACCCTCAGCCTGGATGGCACCGGCCGCCACTGGGAGGCGCCGTTCGCCTTCCACACCGGTCCCGGCTGCTCCTACACCTCGACCATGCAGCGCGACGACCGGCTGCACGTGGTCTACTCCCACTCCGACTTCACGCGTGACATGGGCACCAACCAGCTGCCGTCGCAGACCATTCGCCGGGTCGTGTTGGACGTCTCCGTTCTCGATGACTGA
- a CDS encoding Gfo/Idh/MocA family oxidoreductase, whose translation MLQIGLIGLGGIAARHLQGLALLEAEGLARCVAGAEPVAERREEHRKTFGIPKVYANHRDLLADPDVEAVGILLPHHLHAGVTVEALDAGKHVLVEKPMAVTMDECDRMIEAEARSGRLLQIGLTGQYRPALRTARAFLDTNALGPVIQVLALVSAKFPYERLDRCYLTRSMGGGNWMGNGVHMVDWVTHLVGRKAVSVKAVLGTHMHYMHGDDLATALIRYANGVAGVVVSVASSRGAQDTATIDVHGTQGRLQVHFDTAEYPGGMVRVGQDGEWQKLDIEPINDFAEQYRDFVTAIDTNDRPPASSAYGRHIMEILFAAERSSVTGRDVLLEPLEREPW comes from the coding sequence ATGCTGCAGATCGGTCTCATCGGGCTAGGCGGCATCGCGGCAAGGCATCTGCAGGGCCTCGCCCTGCTCGAAGCCGAGGGACTCGCCCGCTGCGTCGCGGGCGCGGAGCCGGTTGCCGAGCGGCGCGAGGAGCATCGGAAGACCTTCGGCATTCCCAAGGTCTACGCCAACCACCGCGACCTGCTGGCCGACCCGGACGTAGAAGCCGTGGGCATTCTGTTGCCCCATCACCTGCACGCCGGGGTCACCGTCGAAGCCCTGGACGCCGGCAAGCACGTGCTGGTCGAGAAGCCCATGGCCGTCACCATGGATGAATGCGACCGCATGATCGAGGCGGAAGCCCGTAGCGGCCGGCTGCTGCAGATTGGCCTCACCGGGCAATACCGACCGGCGCTGCGCACCGCGCGGGCCTTTCTGGATACCAACGCGCTGGGGCCGGTCATCCAGGTGCTGGCCCTCGTCAGCGCCAAGTTCCCTTATGAGCGCCTCGACCGGTGTTATCTGACCCGCTCCATGGGCGGCGGCAATTGGATGGGCAACGGCGTGCACATGGTCGACTGGGTCACGCACCTCGTCGGTCGCAAGGCCGTATCCGTGAAGGCCGTCCTCGGAACCCACATGCACTACATGCACGGCGACGACCTCGCCACCGCGCTCATCCGGTATGCGAACGGCGTGGCCGGCGTCGTGGTTTCGGTGGCCAGCTCGCGCGGGGCCCAAGACACCGCCACTATCGACGTCCACGGCACTCAGGGTCGGCTGCAGGTGCACTTCGACACCGCCGAGTATCCGGGCGGCATGGTGCGGGTGGGCCAGGACGGCGAATGGCAGAAGCTGGACATCGAGCCCATCAATGACTTTGCCGAGCAATACCGAGACTTCGTCACAGCGATCGACACAAACGACCGTCCGCCGGCCAGCAGCGCCTACGGCCGCCACATCATGGAGATCCTGTTCGCCGCCGAGCGGTCGAGCGTCACCGGCCGCGACGTGCTGCTGGAACCGCTCGAACGCGAGCCTTGGTAG
- a CDS encoding Gfo/Idh/MocA family oxidoreductase: MILQEPETPPPASLEEVTSVPLTPASLGTPIPQGLRIGLIGAGRVVHNSVLPAYREAGITPVAAADPEPDARAAMQRRWGIARVFEDFREMLDEVELDVVDVNIRWDVGLSPTRVTAVEEAARRGIHVLMAKPFAATYAQCRAMVDAAQTGGVSLAVDHNTRFAPVPHGIRALIQAGVTGPLISASYLYHSAVGRQHTNAFDAAYDNVVHAADTLLTWFEQEPEEVYAHWSRRVDGVGSVFSGTLSFADGANATVLFDFATRHRRQMDFVAVGERASVDGRQDAGAPPPATMRRPTLRYGPHTPRGLVVELPLRHSLMPDSFLATRADFLQAIDAGREPWANGLQVLRTMRTHIALCRSAAEGRPVRPASIEDSD; the protein is encoded by the coding sequence ATGATCCTCCAGGAGCCGGAAACGCCGCCCCCCGCATCCCTTGAAGAAGTCACGTCCGTTCCGCTGACGCCGGCCTCGCTCGGCACGCCAATTCCGCAGGGACTCCGCATCGGGCTTATCGGCGCCGGTCGCGTCGTGCACAACTCGGTACTCCCGGCCTACCGCGAAGCCGGAATCACCCCCGTGGCCGCCGCCGACCCCGAACCCGACGCGCGCGCGGCCATGCAGCGCCGATGGGGAATCGCGCGGGTGTTCGAGGACTTTCGGGAGATGCTCGACGAGGTAGAGCTCGACGTGGTGGACGTCAACATTCGCTGGGACGTGGGCCTCTCACCGACGCGCGTGACCGCGGTCGAGGAGGCCGCGCGTCGCGGCATTCACGTGCTCATGGCCAAGCCGTTCGCCGCCACCTACGCCCAGTGCCGCGCCATGGTCGATGCGGCCCAGACCGGCGGCGTCTCGCTCGCCGTGGACCACAACACTCGCTTCGCGCCGGTGCCCCATGGCATCCGGGCGCTGATCCAAGCCGGCGTGACGGGACCGCTGATCTCGGCCTCGTATCTCTACCACTCCGCCGTTGGACGCCAGCACACCAACGCCTTCGATGCCGCGTACGACAACGTGGTCCACGCCGCCGACACCCTGCTGACCTGGTTCGAGCAGGAGCCGGAGGAGGTCTACGCCCACTGGAGCCGCCGAGTCGACGGGGTGGGCTCGGTGTTCAGCGGCACGCTCAGCTTCGCCGACGGCGCCAACGCCACGGTCCTCTTCGACTTCGCCACGCGGCACCGTCGCCAGATGGACTTCGTGGCCGTCGGAGAGCGCGCCAGCGTCGACGGTCGCCAGGACGCCGGAGCGCCGCCGCCCGCGACGATGCGGCGTCCGACGCTGCGCTACGGACCGCACACCCCGCGCGGGCTCGTGGTCGAGCTGCCGCTGCGCCACTCCCTCATGCCGGATTCCTTCCTGGCCACCCGCGCCGACTTCCTACAGGCGATCGATGCCGGCCGCGAGCCGTGGGCGAATGGTCTTCAGGTGCTGCGCACCATGCGCACGCACATCGCCCTCTGCCGGTCCGCCGCCGAAGGCCGCCCCGTCCGGCCGGCGTCAATCGAGGATTCGGACTAA
- a CDS encoding pentapeptide repeat-containing protein yields the protein MTGAALPPGRTSLPVRRSAAFIAAYLTFSLAVLGIAAVAVGLVISQPFAVVGACTIQSEFTAIWRDQPTNCSNTDLVDADLSGAFLRDAIFSGADLSGAKLNGADLRFADFVDATLDGADLSESNVYGATFRDAQLLAAQFDGATMTGANLQNADFSDASLRAVKAAWIELDYAVAANVDMDGAELSRARFYSTHLPGANLSNVELTNSTMIRVDMSGGALRDAMIINTDVYASNFSQAQLSGMRVYGSEIRRTDFSGAVFTDVTVSGTLLMASDFSGYEEYGASADFRGATIRASVFDDGDFSHANVADTQTFAVGFRRSNLQNADFSRAELIRASFTNADLRSAQFTDADLSESNLDGALLHNADLTNANLSGAELIGADLTGAVLEGTNLEGALFSERMRQQRDSAP from the coding sequence TTGACGGGTGCGGCGCTGCCGCCCGGGAGGACTTCGCTGCCCGTTCGCCGCTCCGCCGCATTCATTGCCGCCTATCTGACATTCTCGCTGGCGGTTCTCGGTATTGCGGCCGTTGCCGTTGGACTGGTGATCAGCCAGCCGTTCGCCGTTGTGGGCGCCTGCACCATTCAGTCCGAATTCACGGCGATTTGGCGCGACCAGCCCACCAACTGTTCCAACACCGACCTGGTCGACGCGGACCTCTCCGGCGCGTTTCTGCGCGACGCCATCTTTTCCGGCGCGGACCTGTCGGGAGCCAAACTCAACGGCGCGGACCTCCGTTTCGCCGACTTTGTCGATGCCACGCTGGACGGTGCCGACCTTTCCGAGTCCAACGTCTACGGGGCCACCTTTCGCGACGCTCAGCTACTCGCCGCTCAGTTCGACGGCGCCACCATGACCGGCGCAAATCTGCAGAACGCCGACTTCAGCGATGCGAGCCTGCGCGCCGTCAAGGCCGCCTGGATCGAGCTGGACTACGCCGTCGCGGCCAATGTCGACATGGACGGCGCCGAGCTTAGCCGCGCACGGTTCTATAGCACCCATCTCCCGGGCGCCAATCTCAGCAATGTCGAACTCACGAACTCCACCATGATCCGCGTCGACATGTCGGGCGGCGCCTTGCGCGACGCGATGATCATCAACACCGACGTCTACGCCTCCAACTTCTCCCAGGCGCAGTTGAGCGGCATGCGGGTGTATGGGTCCGAGATTCGCCGCACCGACTTCAGCGGCGCGGTGTTCACCGACGTCACCGTGTCGGGCACCCTGCTCATGGCGTCCGACTTTTCCGGGTACGAGGAATACGGCGCCAGCGCCGACTTTCGCGGGGCCACCATACGCGCCTCGGTCTTCGACGATGGCGACTTCTCGCACGCCAACGTGGCCGACACGCAGACGTTTGCCGTGGGATTTCGCCGGTCGAATCTCCAGAACGCCGATTTCAGTCGAGCCGAATTGATCCGCGCCTCGTTTACGAACGCCGACTTGCGCAGCGCCCAGTTCACCGACGCCGATCTCTCGGAATCGAATCTGGACGGCGCGCTGCTGCACAACGCCGACCTCACCAACGCCAACCTCTCTGGCGCCGAACTGATCGGCGCGGACTTGACCGGCGCCGTGCTCGAAGGCACAAACCTCGAGGGAGCGCTCTTCAGCGAGCGGATGCGGCAGCAGAGGGACAGCGCGCCCTAG